CATCGTGCTCGCGCACGGCGACGCGCTGTGCACCGCGGATCGCGCGTATCAGTACTTTCGCCGCTTCGCGCGCAACTCCTACGCGCAACGCGCTTTTCTTGCGCTGCCGCTGGGCGCGCGGCTCGCCATTGGCGAACGCATGCGAAGCAAAAGCGAAGGCGCGCGCATGAACGGCGTATCGGCCAAATACGACGTGACGCGCAAGGCCGTGTCGGAGCTCTTCATCCGAAGCCGCACGCATACGCTGATTCACGGCCATACGCACCGTCCGGCGATGCATCGCGAAGTGGAAGGCGTGCGCTGGGTGCTGCCCGATTGGGAACTGGATATCGACGCGCCGCGCGGCGGCTATCTACGTCTGGATGCCGGCGGCGTGCGCGCGCTTCCGCTATAAGTGACGTTCGGCGCTGCGCGCCTCGCCTTCGATCACTTTTGAGAGGCGCTTCAGGTCGAGCAGCGCCGCGCCGTCCACGCCGTGCAGCGCCTCGACGCGCGCGCCGAGCCGCTCCAGCGCCGCGACGATCTCGTCGGTGCGCTGCGCCTGCGTCGATGCGTGATCGATCAGGCCGTGAATGGCGAGCGACACCGGATCGTCCGCGTTAGGCGTGATGCCGTACGCGCAGAACGCGGCGCTCGCGTTCTCGCGCGCATCGGGCTTTTTCGCGACGGCCGGCATCACCACGCGCGCCGGATTGCCCACCGCCGTGCCGCCCGCCGGCACCGGCTTCACGACGACCGCGTTCGAACCGATCTTCGCCTGCGCGCCGACGGTGAAGCTGCCGAGCACTTTCGCGCCCGCGCCGACAATCACGCCTTGCTCGAGCGTCGGGTGCCGCTTCGCGCCGCGCGAGAGCGACGTGCCGCCGAGCGTCACGCCCTGGTAGATGGTGCAGTCGTCGCCGACGATAGCCGTCTCGCCGATCACCACGCCCATGCCGTGATCGATGAACACGCGCCGCCCGAGCGTCGCGCCCGGATGAATCTCGATGCCGGTCAGAAAACGCGCGATCTGCGACACGAAGCGCCCGAGCCAGCGCCAGCCGCGGTTCCAGCAGCCGTGCGCGAAACGATGCAGGACGATGGCATGCAGGCC
The Caballeronia sp. M1242 DNA segment above includes these coding regions:
- the cysE gene encoding serine O-acetyltransferase; this translates as MFDRFREDIAAIRERDPAARSVFEVVTCYPGLHAIVLHRFAHGCWNRGWRWLGRFVSQIARFLTGIEIHPGATLGRRVFIDHGMGVVIGETAIVGDDCTIYQGVTLGGTSLSRGAKRHPTLEQGVIVGAGAKVLGSFTVGAQAKIGSNAVVVKPVPAGGTAVGNPARVVMPAVAKKPDARENASAAFCAYGITPNADDPVSLAIHGLIDHASTQAQRTDEIVAALERLGARVEALHGVDGAALLDLKRLSKVIEGEARSAERHL